The following coding sequences are from one Desulfosporosinus orientis DSM 765 window:
- a CDS encoding succinate--CoA ligase subunit alpha, giving the protein MSILLDKESRIAIQGITGREAAMVTRHSLDYGTRILAGVTPGKEGQDVHGIPVYNTLKKAVRIHDINTTVVYVPPAFVYDAVLEAISSGIRLVIIATENVPQLDAMKFLARARQANVRVIGPNSVGMITPKDRVKVGAIGGDNVERCFVPGRIGVISRSGGMTAESSWMVKRAGFGVSTSISIGGDALIGTSIKDILLLFQTDTETDAVVTFSEPGTHFEEEAAELLAGGGFTKPLFSFIAGRFTESMPEGTVFGHAGAMISGGAGKPSQKMEKLRLAGAHVLDRFDDLTILMKNILG; this is encoded by the coding sequence GTGTCTATATTGCTTGACAAAGAATCCAGGATTGCCATCCAAGGAATAACGGGGCGAGAGGCAGCTATGGTCACTCGACACAGTTTAGATTATGGAACGAGGATCTTAGCCGGGGTGACTCCAGGAAAAGAGGGACAGGATGTTCACGGAATTCCCGTCTATAATACCTTAAAAAAAGCTGTCCGAATCCACGATATCAATACAACCGTGGTTTATGTTCCCCCGGCCTTTGTCTATGATGCTGTACTGGAAGCCATATCATCAGGTATCAGACTGGTGATTATCGCTACGGAAAACGTTCCCCAACTGGATGCCATGAAATTTTTAGCCAGAGCCAGACAGGCGAATGTGCGGGTAATTGGTCCAAATTCTGTGGGAATGATCACCCCTAAGGATCGAGTTAAAGTTGGAGCTATCGGAGGAGACAATGTTGAACGGTGCTTTGTACCCGGGCGAATCGGGGTGATTTCCCGCAGCGGCGGAATGACGGCAGAAAGTTCCTGGATGGTAAAAAGGGCCGGTTTCGGAGTGAGTACCTCCATCAGTATTGGGGGGGATGCTCTGATTGGAACCTCGATTAAAGATATATTGTTGCTGTTTCAGACAGACACTGAAACAGATGCGGTTGTCACCTTTTCTGAACCCGGTACCCATTTTGAAGAAGAAGCTGCTGAACTACTAGCCGGCGGCGGATTTACTAAGCCTTTATTTTCCTTTATAGCCGGACGTTTTACGGAGAGTATGCCGGAAGGTACGGTCTTTGGTCATGCCGGGGCCATGATTTCCGGAGGGGCAGGCAAACCCTCTCAAAAGATGGAGAAACTGCGTTTAGCGGGGGCCCATGTCCTGGATCGTTTTGATGATTTAACAATATTAATGAAGAACATCTTGGGATGA